The Enterobacter kobei genome has a segment encoding these proteins:
- the proS gene encoding proline--tRNA ligase — protein sequence MRTSQYLLSTLKETPADAEVISHQLMLRAGMIRKLASGLYTWLPTGVRVLKKVENIVREEMNNAGAIEVSMPVVQPADLWQESGRWEQYGPELLRFVDRGERPFVLGPTHEEVITDLIRNELSSYKQLPLNFFQIQTKFRDEVRPRFGVMRSREFLMKDAYSFHTSQESLQETYDKMYEAYSKIFSRMGLDFRAVQADTGSIGGNASHEFQVLAQSGEDDVIFSDSSDYAANIEFAEALAPKEPRGAATQEMTLVDTPNAKTIAELVEQFGLPIEKTVKTLLVKSTEGSAYPLVALLVRGDHELNEVKAEKLPQVASPLTFATEAEIRAVVNAGPGSLGPVNMPVPVVIDRTVAAMSDFSAGANIDGKHYFGINWDRDVATPEVADIRNVVAGDPSPDGQGTLMIKRGIEVGHIFQLGDKYSRALNAAVQGEDGRNQILTMGCYGIGVTRVVAAAIEQNYDERGIVWPDNIAPFQVAILPMNMHKSYRVQELAEKLYAELRAQGIEVLMDDRKERPGVMFADMELIGIPHTVVIGDRNLDSDEIEYKYRRSGEKQMIKTGDILDYLVKAIKG from the coding sequence ATGCGTACTAGCCAATATCTGCTCTCCACTCTGAAGGAGACGCCTGCCGACGCCGAAGTGATCAGCCATCAGCTGATGCTGCGCGCCGGGATGATCCGCAAGCTGGCCTCCGGGTTATATACCTGGCTGCCGACCGGCGTGCGCGTCCTGAAAAAAGTCGAAAACATCGTGCGTGAAGAGATGAACAACGCCGGTGCTATCGAGGTGTCCATGCCTGTGGTGCAGCCCGCTGACCTGTGGCAGGAGAGCGGCCGTTGGGAACAATATGGCCCAGAGCTGCTGCGCTTCGTCGATCGCGGCGAGCGTCCATTCGTTCTCGGCCCAACGCATGAAGAGGTCATTACCGACCTGATCCGTAACGAGCTGAGCTCTTACAAACAGCTGCCGCTGAACTTCTTCCAGATTCAGACCAAGTTCCGTGATGAAGTTCGTCCTCGTTTCGGGGTGATGCGCTCCCGCGAATTCCTGATGAAAGATGCTTATTCTTTCCATACCTCTCAGGAATCGCTGCAAGAGACCTACGACAAAATGTACGAGGCATACAGCAAAATCTTCTCCCGCATGGGTCTGGATTTCCGCGCTGTGCAGGCTGATACCGGCTCCATCGGTGGTAACGCATCCCATGAATTCCAGGTACTGGCGCAGAGCGGTGAAGACGATGTGATCTTCTCGGACTCTTCAGATTACGCCGCGAACATCGAATTTGCAGAAGCGCTGGCACCAAAAGAACCACGCGGCGCTGCAACGCAGGAGATGACGCTGGTTGATACGCCAAACGCGAAAACCATTGCTGAGCTGGTTGAGCAGTTTGGTCTGCCGATTGAAAAAACCGTCAAAACGCTGCTGGTGAAATCTACCGAAGGCAGCGCTTACCCGCTGGTTGCCCTGCTGGTGCGTGGCGATCACGAGCTGAACGAAGTGAAAGCAGAGAAGCTGCCGCAGGTCGCGAGCCCGCTGACGTTTGCAACAGAAGCGGAAATCCGTGCCGTGGTCAATGCAGGTCCTGGCTCTCTCGGCCCGGTTAATATGCCGGTTCCGGTTGTTATTGACCGCACAGTTGCTGCGATGAGCGACTTCTCCGCCGGTGCTAACATCGACGGTAAACACTACTTCGGTATTAACTGGGATCGCGACGTGGCGACGCCTGAAGTGGCAGACATCCGTAACGTGGTCGCAGGCGATCCAAGTCCGGACGGTCAGGGCACCCTGATGATTAAGCGCGGTATCGAAGTCGGTCACATCTTCCAGCTGGGTGACAAATACTCTCGCGCACTGAACGCCGCCGTTCAGGGTGAAGATGGCCGTAACCAGATCCTGACCATGGGCTGCTACGGTATCGGGGTCACTCGTGTGGTCGCGGCGGCCATTGAACAGAACTACGACGAGCGTGGTATCGTCTGGCCGGACAATATCGCTCCGTTCCAGGTTGCGATTCTGCCAATGAACATGCACAAATCCTACCGTGTGCAGGAGCTGGCTGAGAAGCTGTACGCCGAGCTGCGTGCTCAGGGTATCGAAGTGCTGATGGATGACCGTAAAGAGCGTCCGGGCGTGATGTTCGCCGATATGGAACTGATTGGTATTCCACACACGGTGGTCATCGGTGACCGTAACCTCGACAGCGATGAGATCGAATACAAATACCGTCGTAGCGGCGAGAAACAGATGATCAAGACAGGCGATATTCTTGATTACCTGGTGAAAGCCATCAAAGGCTAA
- the tsaA gene encoding tRNA (N6-threonylcarbamoyladenosine(37)-N6)-methyltransferase TrmO codes for MSAFQFEQIGVIHSPYKEKFAVPRQPGLVTSGGGELHLLAPYNQADAVRGLEAFSHLWVVFVFHQTMEGGWRPTVRPPRLGGNARMGVFATRSTFRPNPIGMSLVELKGIRCQKDRVILELGSLDLVDGTPVIDIKPYLPFAEALPDARASYAQDAPQADMPVSFTPEIASQLSQMEKRYPRLRNFITEVLAQDPRPAYRKEEEAGKTYAVWLLDFNVRWRVTGAGFEVFALEPR; via the coding sequence ATGAGTGCATTTCAGTTTGAGCAGATAGGCGTTATCCACTCTCCCTATAAAGAGAAGTTCGCCGTGCCTCGCCAGCCGGGTCTGGTGACCAGCGGCGGGGGCGAGCTTCATCTTCTGGCGCCTTACAACCAGGCCGATGCGGTACGCGGGCTTGAGGCATTTAGCCATTTATGGGTGGTATTTGTCTTTCATCAGACGATGGAAGGCGGCTGGCGACCAACCGTGCGCCCTCCTCGTCTGGGTGGAAATGCGCGAATGGGCGTATTTGCGACTCGCTCGACCTTCCGTCCAAACCCGATCGGGATGTCGTTGGTTGAACTGAAAGGCATACGTTGTCAGAAAGATCGGGTGATACTGGAATTAGGCAGTCTGGACCTGGTGGACGGCACGCCGGTTATCGACATCAAACCCTATTTGCCCTTCGCGGAAGCGCTCCCGGACGCGCGCGCAAGTTATGCTCAGGATGCACCGCAGGCGGATATGCCTGTCTCTTTTACCCCTGAGATCGCCTCGCAGCTTAGCCAGATGGAGAAGCGCTATCCTCGTTTGCGGAATTTCATCACCGAAGTGCTGGCACAGGACCCCCGTCCAGCCTACCGTAAAGAAGAGGAAGCAGGAAAAACATACGCCGTCTGGCTGCTGGATTTTAACGTGCGCTGGCGCGTCACCGGGGCAGGTTTTGAAGTGTTTGCCCTTGAACCCAGGTAA
- the rcsF gene encoding Rcs stress response system protein RcsF, whose protein sequence is MRALPICLLALMLSGCSMLSRSPVEPVQSTATPPKTEPAKPKVVRPAPVRIITKADELVGKPFRELGEVSGESCQATNQDSPPNIPTARKRMQINAAKMKANAVLLHSCEVTSGTPGCYRQAVCIGSALNITAK, encoded by the coding sequence ATGCGTGCTTTACCGATCTGTCTTTTAGCACTCATGCTGAGCGGCTGTTCTATGCTAAGCAGATCTCCTGTTGAACCTGTTCAAAGCACGGCAACCCCGCCAAAAACAGAGCCTGCGAAACCGAAAGTGGTTCGCCCTGCGCCGGTTCGCATTATCACGAAAGCTGACGAACTCGTCGGTAAACCGTTCCGTGAACTGGGTGAAGTAAGCGGTGAATCCTGTCAGGCAACCAATCAGGACTCTCCGCCGAATATCCCGACAGCGCGTAAACGCATGCAGATTAACGCTGCCAAAATGAAAGCCAACGCGGTTCTGCTGCACAGCTGTGAAGTCACCAGCGGCACGCCGGGCTGCTATCGTCAGGCGGTTTGCATCGGTTCTGCGCTGAACATTACGGCGAAATGA
- the metQ gene encoding methionine ABC transporter substrate-binding lipoprotein MetQ, which produces MAFKLKTFAAVGALIGSLALVGCGQDEKDPNHIKVGVIVGAEQQVAEVAQKVAKEKYGLDVELVTFNDYVLPNEALSKGDIDANAFQHKPYLDQQIKDRGYKLVGVGNTFVYPIAGYSKKIKSLDELQPGSQVAVPNDPTNLGRSLLLLQKVGLIKLKDGVGLLPTVLDVTENPKNLKIVELEAPQLPRSLDDAQIALAVINTTYASQIGLTPAKDGIFVEDKDSPYVNLIVTREDNKDAENVKKFVQAYQSDEVYQEANKVFNGGAVKGW; this is translated from the coding sequence ATGGCGTTTAAATTAAAGACCTTTGCAGCAGTAGGCGCGCTTATTGGCTCTCTGGCACTGGTGGGTTGCGGTCAGGACGAAAAAGATCCAAACCACATCAAAGTGGGCGTTATCGTTGGTGCAGAACAGCAGGTTGCTGAAGTTGCCCAGAAAGTGGCGAAAGAGAAATACGGCCTGGACGTTGAGCTGGTGACCTTCAACGATTACGTTCTGCCAAACGAAGCGCTGAGCAAAGGCGATATCGACGCTAACGCCTTCCAGCATAAGCCTTACCTGGATCAGCAGATCAAAGATCGTGGCTATAAGCTGGTAGGTGTCGGTAACACCTTCGTTTATCCGATTGCCGGTTACTCCAAGAAAATTAAATCACTGGACGAACTGCAGCCGGGCTCTCAGGTTGCGGTGCCTAACGACCCAACCAACCTCGGTCGTTCCCTGCTGCTGCTGCAGAAAGTGGGCCTGATCAAACTGAAAGACGGTGTTGGCCTGCTGCCAACCGTTCTGGATGTCACCGAGAACCCGAAAAATCTGAAAATTGTTGAGCTGGAAGCCCCACAGCTGCCACGTTCTCTGGACGATGCGCAGATTGCTCTGGCCGTTATCAACACCACTTACGCCAGCCAGATTGGCCTGACGCCAGCGAAAGACGGTATCTTCGTTGAAGATAAAGACTCCCCGTACGTTAACCTGATCGTGACTCGCGAAGACAACAAAGACGCGGAAAACGTGAAGAAGTTCGTACAGGCTTATCAGTCTGACGAAGTTTACCAGGAAGCCAACAAAGTGTTTAACGGTGGCGCGGTTAAAGGCTGGTAA
- a CDS encoding methionine ABC transporter permease MetI: MSEPMMWLLVRGVWETLAMTFVSGFFGFVIGLPVGVLLYVTRPGQIIENAKLYRTLSALVNIFRSIPFIILLVWMIPFTRVIVGTSIGLQAAIVPLTVGAAPFIARMVENALLEIPTGLIEASRAMGATPMQIVRKVLLPEALPGLVNAATITLITLVGYSAMGGAVGAGGLGQIGYQYGYIGYNATVMNTVLVLLVVLVYLIQFSGDRIVRAVTHK; this comes from the coding sequence ATGTCTGAGCCGATGATGTGGCTGCTGGTTCGCGGCGTTTGGGAAACGCTGGCAATGACCTTCGTATCGGGTTTCTTTGGTTTTGTGATTGGCCTGCCGGTCGGCGTACTGCTGTATGTCACGCGTCCGGGTCAAATCATTGAGAACGCGAAGCTCTACCGTACGCTCTCTGCACTGGTTAACATCTTCCGTTCCATCCCGTTCATTATTCTGCTGGTGTGGATGATTCCATTTACCCGCGTGATCGTTGGTACGTCAATCGGTCTGCAGGCGGCCATTGTTCCGTTGACGGTCGGCGCTGCGCCGTTTATCGCCCGTATGGTGGAAAACGCCCTGCTGGAGATCCCGACGGGTTTGATCGAGGCCTCTCGTGCGATGGGCGCAACACCTATGCAGATCGTCCGCAAGGTACTGCTGCCTGAAGCACTGCCAGGCCTGGTGAACGCGGCCACGATTACGCTTATTACTCTGGTGGGGTATTCCGCGATGGGCGGTGCCGTAGGTGCCGGCGGTTTAGGCCAGATTGGCTACCAGTACGGCTATATTGGTTATAACGCTACCGTAATGAATACCGTTCTGGTATTGCTGGTTGTGCTGGTTTACTTAATCCAGTTCTCTGGCGATCGCATCGTCCGGGCTGTTACTCACAAATAA
- the metN gene encoding methionine ABC transporter ATP-binding protein MetN, giving the protein MIKLSNITKVFQQGNRTIQALNNVSLHVPAGQIYGVIGASGAGKSTLIRCVNLLERPTQGNVEVGGQELTALSEKELTKARRQIGMIFQHFNLLASRTVFGNVALPLELDNTPKEEVKRRVTELLDLVGLGDKHDSYPANLSGGQKQRVAIARALASNPKVLLCDEATSALDPATTRSILELLKDINRRLGLTILLITHEMDVVKRICDCVAVISNGELIEQDTVSEVFSHPKTPLAQQFIQSTLHLDIPEDYLERLKTEPAADSVPMLRMEFTGQSVDAPLLSETARRFNVNNNIISAQMDYAGGVKFGIMLTEMHGTQEETQAAIAWLQEHHVKVEVLGYV; this is encoded by the coding sequence ATGATTAAACTTTCCAATATCACCAAAGTGTTCCAGCAGGGGAACCGAACCATTCAGGCGCTGAACAATGTCAGCCTGCATGTTCCTGCTGGTCAAATTTATGGCGTCATTGGCGCATCGGGTGCAGGTAAAAGCACGCTGATCCGTTGTGTTAACCTGCTTGAGCGCCCAACCCAGGGTAACGTAGAAGTTGGCGGCCAGGAACTTACCGCTCTTTCAGAGAAAGAACTCACCAAAGCGCGTCGTCAGATTGGCATGATCTTCCAGCACTTCAACCTGCTGGCTTCCCGCACCGTTTTCGGCAACGTCGCCTTGCCGCTGGAGCTGGACAACACACCGAAAGAAGAAGTGAAGCGTCGCGTTACCGAACTGCTCGACCTCGTGGGTCTGGGTGACAAACATGACAGCTACCCGGCAAATCTGTCTGGTGGTCAAAAGCAGCGTGTGGCGATTGCCCGCGCACTGGCTAGCAATCCTAAGGTATTGCTGTGTGATGAAGCGACCAGCGCACTGGATCCGGCTACCACGCGTTCTATTCTGGAACTGCTGAAAGACATTAACCGTCGCCTCGGCCTGACGATCCTCCTTATTACGCACGAGATGGATGTGGTGAAACGCATCTGCGACTGCGTGGCGGTCATCAGCAACGGTGAACTGATTGAGCAGGATACCGTCAGCGAAGTATTCTCCCATCCGAAGACCCCGCTGGCGCAGCAGTTCATTCAGTCGACGCTGCACCTGGATATTCCGGAAGATTATCTGGAGCGTTTGAAAACTGAACCCGCGGCAGACAGTGTCCCAATGCTGCGCATGGAGTTCACCGGTCAGTCCGTTGATGCCCCTCTGCTTTCCGAAACCGCGCGTCGCTTTAACGTGAACAACAACATTATCAGCGCCCAGATGGATTACGCCGGTGGCGTGAAGTTCGGCATCATGCTGACGGAAATGCACGGCACACAAGAAGAAACCCAGGCGGCAATCGCCTGGCTGCAAGAACACCACGTAAAAGTAGAGGTACTGGGTTATGTCTGA
- the gmhB gene encoding D-glycero-beta-D-manno-heptose 1,7-bisphosphate 7-phosphatase — MAKSVPAIFLDRDGTINVDHGYVHEIDEFEFIEGVIEAMRQLKEMGYALVVVTNQSGIARGKFTEAQFETLTEWMDWSLADRGVDLDGIYYCPHHPQGTVEAYRQTCDCRKPHPGMFISAQEFLHIDMAASYMVGDKLEDMQAAAAAGVGTKILVRTGKPVTPEAENAADWVINSLADLPKEIKKHQK, encoded by the coding sequence GTGGCAAAATCAGTACCCGCAATTTTTCTCGATCGTGATGGCACTATTAATGTGGATCACGGTTATGTCCATGAGATTGATGAGTTCGAATTTATCGAAGGCGTTATAGAGGCAATGCGCCAGCTGAAAGAGATGGGCTACGCGCTGGTGGTCGTAACGAACCAGTCTGGTATTGCGCGCGGTAAATTCACCGAAGCGCAATTCGAGACGCTGACAGAATGGATGGACTGGTCACTGGCGGATCGCGGGGTCGATCTTGATGGCATTTATTATTGCCCACACCACCCTCAGGGAACCGTAGAAGCGTATCGCCAGACCTGTGATTGCCGTAAACCGCATCCGGGAATGTTTATCTCCGCGCAAGAGTTTCTGCACATCGATATGGCCGCTTCTTATATGGTGGGCGATAAACTGGAAGATATGCAGGCAGCTGCAGCTGCAGGTGTGGGGACCAAAATATTAGTGCGCACGGGTAAGCCTGTTACGCCAGAAGCTGAAAATGCCGCGGATTGGGTGATTAATAGCCTGGCCGATCTGCCAAAAGAGATTAAAAAGCACCAAAAATAG